The following are encoded in a window of Magnolia sinica isolate HGM2019 chromosome 11, MsV1, whole genome shotgun sequence genomic DNA:
- the LOC131218430 gene encoding CAAX prenyl protease 1 homolog, with the protein MVLMYIFETYLDIRQHASLKLPILPKPLVGVVSQEKVENSQAFSLDKSNFHFIHGAVTILMDTTILFFGVLPWFWKRSGDFLVHMGLNSENEILHTLAFLGGVMIWSQV; encoded by the exons ATGGTCTTGATGTACATCTTTGAGACATATCTGGATATACGGCAACATGCATCTCTAAAGCTGCCAATTCTTCCTAAACCTTTGGTTGGAGTGGTCAGTCAAGAAAAAGTTGAGAATTCTCAAGCATTTAGTCTTGATAAAAG CAACTTCCACTTTATTCATGGGGCTGTAACCATACTAATGGATACCACAATTTTGTTCTTTGGTGTGCTGCCATGGTTTTGGAAG AGATCTGGAGACTTTCTGGTGCACATGGGCCTTAATTCAGAGAATGAAATACTTCACACCCTTGCATTCTTAGGAGGTGTTATGATTTGGTCACAGGTGTGA